acatttacatatttacaacCAACTTCTTAACTCCTCTAATTAGCTATACAATGTATTTGTCTTCTACAAAGTGCAGAAATGTGCTTGAACGGGtgtaagaagaaaaaaaaaatgttacatatgACTTTATTGACCTGCCATCTAGGGTTTTATTTCCTCATGGCATATGATTTCCAGTTAAGTCATGCCCTAACAAAATAAGGAAGTGTTTTACCTGTGAATTATTTGGTTATCAGCTGTGAGTTGACAGTGAGTTGCAAAATTATGTGAAACAAGTTAATGCAAATGAAAAATTACTGGTATGCACTTTATTTATTCAGACATTAATAATACACAAGTAGCTTAACCatattaaataaactatttGCTAATTGCAATTCTAAAAACACACACCCAAACACAAACAGCACTGGCTCAATACCAGAAACGTCTGGTCCGGATATGCACATGGATTTGTTATTGAGTTGGACAGATGCATGTGTCCCCGTATTTGCCCCGAGGCACCGCTGAGTGTTAAACAACTTCAAACATCTTGGCTGGGTTTCCCCCTCCATGTCTTACTCAAGTGTTGCATGTTGTTTTTGTCCCACTGACCGTTAGAGTTTCATAAGGCCCAGAATATTCTGGGTAATATGGGGCTAAAATATGATCTCTGACTTGTATACTAGCAATGTTACATAAGTTTCtatattataaaaacaatttCAACTTAAGACTTAAGTAGAAAATGAACCTAGATCTAAGATTGATCATGTTATTTGTTAAACcaatacaatttattaaaaaacaatttattaaaagagCATATAAAATGCTAAAACGAGCAAATGAATGACTAAACAGTcatttaaaagtatattaagtTCATTGTTGAGTTAGTTGTTAAAGTTCCCCAtcatgctattttaaaggtttctaattttgttttggaggtcttctaccattaccatatctgaggCTTTATTGTATCTGTTCTGGGGCAGCTAATGAAGGCCATAGCCTGGCATTATATGCATTACAAACAtgaggaagtgagactggaattactgacgactcCTTTCAGGCGGTTCAGAACCGTTATTTATTCTTGCGAGACAACTTTATTTGTTGTGCACTTTGATccactttgcagaccttttacatttacaaacatCTATATTACACagtacatgaaaggtaatatcctAAAAAGCATAACAGGGGCACTTTAAACTGGTTTATCACATGACCCACAGCAGACTGCCAGCATAGGCACACAGTGTCCAGACTATTTAGTGTCACTGTACGGCTGCCTGGCTGTGCGCCCACATTATTGACATTTGTGAGAAGCATCGAGACGCTTTCTTTTGCTTTCTGTGCACATGCATGAACTCAATGGGACAGCTAGGGAATTTTTCACTGAATAATTTtgctttctgttcctccaatGGGCTTTGAAACTGAATAAGAGGTTGCACACAGTATAGCATTTAGCCTACTGAACCCGAATTCCCCTTGAGTAAGAACCCTGTACATAGAAACTGTTGCCATGGGCCAAGTCTCCACATGTACAGACCAGATCAAATTTGACAGGTTTCCATGCACATGATCCACAGGGCTATTTCTGAACCAAGAGCCAGTCTGTTTGTTAGTGTAGTATGTACAAAAGGCTGCATATTTGACCCTATGGCACATTTGTCCTGTACTGACTGGCGGCCATGGTGTTTCTGGATCAGACGGTTGACTATTTTACCCCTAGAGATTAGTAGAACCATGCAGTTTGGTGATTCGTTCATCTCTGAGTTTTGTGTGAGAAATAGCAAGTACTGATGCTCATCTATTCATAGTTTTCAGTCACGTGACTCATGCGGAGACCTGGAGGGCAAAACACCCATAGAACCGCAGCACAGGCCTGTCAATTTTCCAtcttaaaagaagaaaaacgaAAATATGTGAACAAAATGGGCACTTGTTTTGGGGCACTTGTGATCTATATACAACAAATATCTTTTTGTGTAACTTGTGTTTCTGTTACTTGGACTTTTAGGTTGTATTCTGCCCAGTTCTTTTCCTGTTTCCTATGACATTTTGTAGTCAGTTTGTAGTTTTCTTGTTGATTAGTTCTCTGATTGTTCAGAGAGCATAAAACTGAACTTATGTAAAAACTTAAAATACTATCTTttctttcatattttaattcGCATACTTTGTTTAATGCAATTTGTTCAAATATACTAAAGCAAAGGGCATTTTGTCAGAACTtagtaaattacattatttattcaGTAAACTACTGTTCAGGTTTTGTAAAtcactaaaatatttttcttgagAATCATGATTCtaaagtgattctcaattttTCCAGAATTGTGAAGCTCTTTCAGCATagcatgcacaattaaatatcaaatattaatcaaaaccgataaatgaaaataaaactcttAAAATCGCcaattagtgttgtcaaaagtactgaaatttaaaaaatgtgatgatttgatcgctgttgagcagattcgtaaacacctctgattggccattgtgacAACATATACGTCTGATTGGTTACAAtaatcaacgcttcaaaaacatgttgtaaatagtcatcaatgacgctcttcaccgCACGCTTACACAGATGTACACAGGTCCGCTGATAGACACCTGGTTTCAAACGCtcacgctttcaaattcaaacactttcgGGTGTTTTCAAACACTCCCATGTAGCCAAACAGACAAATGTGCTGAGCACGTGAacacacaatggccaatcagaggggtttacgaatctgctcaacgcgtcacatttttcaaatttcagtaccaacttggtatcgaagtctgtacttttgacaacgcTATAGCTGATACCCATATATTGCGCATCCCTAATATCTGTTATCTTTGCAGACTTCTATAATGTTGGAcccacacaaaaaaaagtcaatgaaaACTCCAGGAATCATTACAGTATTGAAAAATCCCCCTCTCTAAATCACTGTAGTTCAAACAAGGGCATCTGTACTTGACTGAGCAAGCTTGTTGTGACCCCAAATATAAACTGACCGCTGGTAGATATGCCTGAGCATGTGCTGGCTTGGCGTCCACAGCACCATCCTGGCTTGTTTTGTAATCCGAGAACACATGCACATTTGCTTTCGCAATGCCTGTTTACCGGCTACTGATTAAGTACAAGGACCCTTCCCCTCAAAATCAACTCAACGGACAGTACATGAAAGAAATCTTACTGCTAAATATACCATATGCTCAAAAGTGAACAGGCACTGTGACCTTGTCAAACCCTCTCTAGGACTTAGCATATATAGGTGTCGAAGTTGATTTGTACTGAATAGGTTACATGATTAAATGACACCCTAGTCTTAACTGTAAGGCAGGGGGGACTTGGGTTGTTATTCCCCTAATACCAAAAAACATATTAGTCAACCCTGCTTGTCACAAGGACCACAGGGGTCTGTGGAGGCTAAGGGGACTTCGAATAACAACAGCACCGACACCCAAGAGACCAAACGTTTTTATTAATCCCCCTCCAGAACAGGGAAAGGTTAAGTCTATTTATAGCCAAGAGCTGTCTGTTGTCTGTAAATGTATGGGTTCCATATAGGCCAAAACATCATCCATCTGGATGTGTttgtatgcatgcatgtattaGAGATGCAGCAATGTATCGGCCGCCGATATTTATTGACCAAAGCGTGCACCTGGAAAGCCGCATCTCAGACAGCACgaatactgaattgagttctctttcgctgCTTCTTGCGCTTGAACGGAAATatcaaaatgcccatcttggcAAGTATCCTAGTAAACACTACTTacggcttaaagggttagttcacccaaaaatgaaattgaaagtgatggacgatttcaaaacactgcttcatgaagcttcagagccttatgaatcttttgtgtcgaatcatgattcagatcccgtgtcaaaccgccaaactgctgaaatcacgtgactttggcgctctgaactgccgattcgacacgctgattcatttacgctccaaagcttcctgaagctgTTTTGAAATCAACCATCACTTTATAAGTTTTAAACTAActttttaagtgaatgtaaacagttgagaaataaaatgcagatgtgtaacagtatattggatttgtgcagctcttaaagtgacagcagcctaaaatTCCTGCTgcactgctgtctgtgttttaatgttaagcaaacaacaaaaaatatatacatactgtaCATACCAGCGAAAATGGACCATGTCCTATCCTTACTAGACCTTCGTTTTGCATTTTCAGGAGGGAGATGGTATGTCTTTCACCTGGGAGCAAGAACCTCAGCAAAATGTCCACCAGGAACagttggaaaatgcaagaaCACAACCTCTCTGCTTGTTTAATGAGGAAGAAGAGGATGAATTTATGGTGGATAGCTGGAGAAATACAAATCCATTTCACAACCAGATGTTTGGAGAGGATGTACAGGTATGACAGTGAATATACTTACAAAAAGGCatccaaatatttaatatttagattttgaatttaaatttagcTGCAATATCATttatacagtagtggccaaaagtgatgtccagagggaatatttgtttttgatgaCCCTACAAGTTTTACTAAaccattttttatatatatatatattttttaaatatgaatgaagaGCAAAACACTATAATTAAGGTATTtgacaaaattattttgatGTCAATTTTATTGGCCAGACATTTTTGGCCACAAGTGCATTTCTtaaataattttacattatattctacccaaaacacatttttattttatgtaatttagaCTTTAATTTGCAGAGGATTATGTACATTGAGCTAAAATTTTGTGAATAGGACACAAAATGTACAATTGAATTAACTTGTTTAAAAAGTAGATTTGCTATTCAGTGCGGCTGCTGACCTTGATGAAGTCTTTCCACATTCCAAAGCAGTGCAGCATGAGCGTCATAGCTTGACCTTGACAGATAACAGTGTgatatgatttttattaaacaatttccTCAAACTCACTTGCTCTTCTTTCAGTTGTCAGGTGTAAGGGAAGACACTTCTCTTTCCATTGAAGAGTGCTTGCATCTCATCGATGCCAACTTCCCCTCAGAAGAGGATCCAGAGGTAAGAACCTGATCTAGAAAGCAACGTTTCATCTTTTTACAACAACTTCTGCAGTaggaattgtgtgtgtgtgtgtgtgtgaaagggagataaaaaaaaaggaaatgcaGGCTTTCGAAACttgtttaaaaatcttaatgtCTTAATTTTCTCAGTTGACAGGTCCTGATTTACAGAATGTAGGAGAACATACACTTCAGTTTCAGAGGCCACTCATCTCACCCTTGTTGCCTGAACAGGAATCCGCATTTACCTTAGAGCAACAGTGGCAAGATGTTTTGTCCATCATGGAGTCACAGGTACAAATGCAAGCTTACAGTCTCTACAGATTTCAAACATTAAATGCAGTTTTGACGatctttaatgtggcgtgacagattgCTATAGCCGCCGACCCGGGTATATTTAACTTTCTGTACTTCGCTCCATCTTTCAAACTTTACTCAATGGATGGATGCCTTCCACACATGCGCAGTAAAATTTTAGGGGCTGTTCACATAGTCTTTTGCACTCTCAAGTTcgttattttaaatgtagacGTGCAACAAGCACTCTCCCAGTAGAGCAATGCCGTTGTAAAGCACTCGTTTTTTTCCCAGGCCATTTTCTCTTTTATGATAGCCAGCAACAATTTAAATGTTGCTGGAAGGATTTGGTAAAAACATAATAgttatttcagaaaaaaaaaaaaaaaaaaaaaaaaaacactttttcatTTAggactaatgttttttttaaatcaaattgtGTTTCAGGTTTAAAGATTCAAAGTGATGTACCAGGTCATGTGTTTTGTTGACCTGACAgtcagataatttttttttctctccttttATTGAGTAACTTCTCTTATCTTTACAGGACATGGATATAGCCGAAACAACAGGCGATTCCCCAGTCAATACAAGTGATTCAGACAGAAATACTGGATCCATGGACAGCTTTATTCATCAGGATGTTAGCCTTCACGAAGCCACTCTACCAAGATCCACCGAAGCACAAAACAGCGTCACCATGGAAGAAACCTGTCGGATTAACAACTCCTCCATGCCAAACGTCAACTTGGACACCTCTGCTAACGTAGAAGCTTTTGAAGACTCTGATATCATAGGCCTCCTTACTGGGACTTGCCTGCCAAGCCCATTAGATCCTCTGCTGGAGGAGGCCATGCTTGATGAGATTGGACTAATGGATTTGGCCTTGGAAGAACCTGGCCAGGCACAATTTGAAGAGCAAAACCAAGCAGATTCTGACTCTGGTTTATCCCTGGACTATAGCCAGAGCCTTACCTCCCCTAGTGGATCTGAATCTTCCAGTTCATCATCTTCTTCATGCTCTTCATCACCTTCCAGCCCAACCACTAGTTTGATGCCCGAGGAAGGTGCCGTGGGCTACACCCATATCAAGGAGGAGGATGAGGATGATGGAGCTGTGGGTGGCTTCATGCCAGAACAAACCAAAATGTGTCAGTCAAGTTTTTTGGAAGCCAGGCAGTTCCATCGTCTTCCTTGGCTCGAACACATCGGACATGATCATACCTACAACCAACCTCAAATCCAGAAGAAACCTCCAAAAGATCCCTTCGATGAGTTGAAAGAGAAAGCGCTGGACCATCTGTCCAGCCGGGATGAGAAACGTGCACGTTCGTTGAATATCCCGTTATCCAACGAAAGCATCGTAAACTCGCCCGTTGAGGAGTTTAATCGTTTGCTAGCGAAATATCATCTCAACGAGGCTCAGCTCACGCTCATCAGAGACATTCGCCGCAGgggtaaaaacaaaatggctgCTCAGAACTGTCGAAAAAGGAAGCTAGATGTCCTAGTGGGATTGGAGCGTAATGTGGATAGTCTGCGACGCCTCCGGATCAGACTGCTTAGGGAAAAGTCTGAGATCTTGTGCTCCATCAGGGAGATTAAGCAGCTTCTTAATAGCCTGTATCAAGAGGTATATGAGAGACTAAGGGAGGAACAGGGACTGCTTTACTCTGACAACAACTTTACTTTGCAGGAAGACTGCACCAGCCCCGTAACATCACAACGCAGATCAAATTCACACTCCAGACGCAAACTTGGCAAGAGACAAAAACGCAAGAAGTGAGGAGGACTCTGCAATGAGCTGATGTTGATTAGTTCTACATGTCCACCTGCTGGTTTTCCACAGTCCAAAGGGAATTTGCACCAAGTAGGGTATTTTTACCGAAGAGAAGATACTGTGTAATCACATAATACAACTTGACCGAAATTGAAGATCCACAAAGATTTGATGTTCATTTAAAGGGCAATGAGAGTTTCCTTGACgtaaaagacatttaaatatacTCTAAAAACAGAGTAACAGGCAGCAAACTTGCAGTTTGTGCCTGAGGCTGAGTCTAGCCAGAGAAAGCACTCAAAGCTGTAGCCGATATTACACGAAAAACAGGCGTTTCTTAAAGGCACAGCAGTAAATAAGACAGTTTATTTCTAAGGGCCACAGAGAGGGtggaaaatggacaaaaaagcCAAAGTATGACTTTAACAACACCTTTTAAGtcacaatgaaatcaaaatggacatttttatgaatattgCAGTTTATcgattatttataaatgtattatgatttatctgtgcacgtGATGACGTGTGCAAGGGCAGGACAAAGATCTCTCCTTTCCAGCAACCTGTCACAGACTTACATGAGATTACAGCAAttagcaaacaaaaaaaaaaaatcgattccCAATAGAGAAAATCCATTTTTCTTGCtccgtttcacttggatgtGTCACAATAAAGAAAAGACAATCACAAcattcatgctgactttaagaaCCAAACTGGGCTACAAAAACATCGGAAGTATCGGAGTATCGGAAATTGTTCCCAAAAACCAGTAAAATGCTAGAATGGCAATTGTGTTTGGAATTATGCTTGGAATCCAAGTATTGAAACaaaattaatgcattttaaatattgctaaCTGGTTTAATAAAAGTGTTGGTTTGCATCTCATTATAGGGAACACCATACAATGTACATTTAGTTTTGAGCtcaattaacattaactagATTACAAGGCTGTAACATTTAAGGATTTGTGACCCACCATGTTTTGAGTGAACTGGAATTCTGTCCTTGAGTTTGTGTGGTTTATTTGAGATTGTATTGCTGGACGTAATtgatgaaaactggtaaaataCCAGTTCTGTATTtgatttcattaatattttgaaataacttgtaaataatttaaacctttttatattcaattgttTATATACCttgtgttaaatattttgcaGTGAATTTAAGTTCTTCGTGACAAGctcttttgttttaattaaaagcTATTTATTGTCCTTAACTTTTGATTTCTTTTCTAAtatgacaaaatacatttttaaacaacatttcttaaaataagTATAgatcaaaacacacacaattaaTAAAAAAGGTTTAATGAACAAATAGTCTCCCCCttgaaaaagtgaaaattaaAGAAAGTAACATGCTTCAAACAGTACACTTTAAAAGAGAAAACAGACAATCAGAGAGGAATATAAAGCGGTCACATTACTGATTGTGTACAACTAAAAGTACTTCAGACTTCTCTGGTACGCAGCAGAAGAGTATGCCACTATTAATACCATATTTAGCGAAAAAACGTATCCAGTACTATTTTACGATCCAAGCACTATTTTAGCCAAcgcaaatttttttttgaagagaTTCATTACGTTTAAAAATTAATGTTACCATAACTAACATGTTTATGCTGGTGCAAAGGTGGTACTAAGAGACCTGATCTGTAGCAtggtaaaacttttttttttttcataacacatttacatgtttaTGATAGAAAAAGATGCAATAAAGCTGTGTAGTACATTCTAATTCTTGAGCACCACCAAAGAATTGAGTAAAACAGCAAAGTGTTTAACTTTTCATTAATGTTTTCTAAAATATTTCCAAAGCCTGTTCTGGCACTCCTTGATCAGCCTATAAAACACAAAAGTTCAGTCTGAGAAGCTGGAATATAAAGAACATATCTCCTCTTCACACAGTAATGCAACTGATAAAATACACTGACAGCtaacagttaaaaataaaaacgtttATATAAGATTATGGGAAATGCAGTTTACTAAGCTTAGAAATAATcatcaaaaaaatctatttgtgAATATATTTATATCCATGCGCAGCGTAAATCCTCAAGTGGTGAATGAATTAAGGATGAGAATACTGTATACATGTTgaataaaaattcaaaaataCTGCTAAAAGAGCAAGAACTGCACTACACATCAATGTGCTCACTAATAAGGTGACAACAGCtctgacaaatgcatttacacaacaaATTAAATGGAAAGgaaaaagagaagaaattaGGCCATACTGCCCTGCAAAGACAAAACACTGTAACTACACACTCAAAACTGAGTTGAGCAAAAACTATGCCTAGATTCAGAGAAAACTGTGTACACACTGATATCAAATCAATCACAATTTACTCAAACTTTAtaaccattgttttttttttttcccagttaCAGTGTTGCGTATTTGCTGTGTTTTAACTTAGAGTAGCATTTTACACAGTGACACGTTCTTTAGACATTAAAAGTCCTTCAAATCCCTTGTCAGAAAAATACAGAAAGTATGAGGATGTGCACATCGGATCCATCGCATAATAAGGCGTTCACCACCAGGAACAACAACTGAGCAACTACTGCAGCATTATACCCCATTTCCCATaatcaaacaaaaaagaaagaaagaagcaaAGAGGAAATAGAATAATCCTGTGTTTCTTATGGGAGGGTCAGTATTCTGACTAATGTCACTTTTGCCCACTAAAGATCACTCCACGTCTGCATATCATGCTCTGAATATATCTTGAGTCCGATTTTATGGCATTGAGAGTAAGAGTTTTTGTCTCCGTTTCCTCATTTCTAAACTTCCCATGCCCCCCCCGCCCCCACCAAGCTCATTCAAACTAGTTTAACAGCACCCCTGACTTGCCACCTTTCTCATTCTCCCTCACAAGCCTAGTTCTTATCGTCCTTCTTCTCTTCTTCCTCAGAAGGGTAAGAGTGCCATGTCAGTCGCTCTTCGTAGAATGAGATGACCACCTGCGGGCACTTCACATTGGCCTCTTTGGCTGGAACGAGATCTGCCTCGTCAGAGTTTTTCCTGTAGAGGACAGGCAGAGGGAATACAATACAAGCACttgaaataatgtcatttagCCCCTTAGTATTCCTAAGGTCTCTTTTGAATGGCAACCACGAGCG
The window above is part of the Chanodichthys erythropterus isolate Z2021 chromosome 3, ASM2448905v1, whole genome shotgun sequence genome. Proteins encoded here:
- the nfe2l1a gene encoding endoplasmic reticulum membrane sensor NFE2L1a, with amino-acid sequence MPDLKKYFIEGLIQVAILLSLSGMRVGVDPYLPPLSEIIQGPSLALTQTQFHNLRNILDGYNLHPKSIDLDGFFTARRLLSWVRSLDRLQVPAAELEAWLVHSEPDNGVSIPGQVGLLEEAGGLEDVEDPSELSMRLGNGGELGYDVLEDQTLGPLGHMPRNINHSDDDELIKEEGDGMSFTWEQEPQQNVHQEQLENARTQPLCLFNEEEEDEFMVDSWRNTNPFHNQMFGEDVQLSGVREDTSLSIEECLHLIDANFPSEEDPELTGPDLQNVGEHTLQFQRPLISPLLPEQESAFTLEQQWQDVLSIMESQDMDIAETTGDSPVNTSDSDRNTGSMDSFIHQDVSLHEATLPRSTEAQNSVTMEETCRINNSSMPNVNLDTSANVEAFEDSDIIGLLTGTCLPSPLDPLLEEAMLDEIGLMDLALEEPGQAQFEEQNQADSDSGLSLDYSQSLTSPSGSESSSSSSSSCSSSPSSPTTSLMPEEGAVGYTHIKEEDEDDGAVGGFMPEQTKMCQSSFLEARQFHRLPWLEHIGHDHTYNQPQIQKKPPKDPFDELKEKALDHLSSRDEKRARSLNIPLSNESIVNSPVEEFNRLLAKYHLNEAQLTLIRDIRRRGKNKMAAQNCRKRKLDVLVGLERNVDSLRRLRIRLLREKSEILCSIREIKQLLNSLYQEVYERLREEQGLLYSDNNFTLQEDCTSPVTSQRRSNSHSRRKLGKRQKRKK